The window TACTAGTAAGAAGGTAACACCCTAACCAACGATAAGATGTATGATTCCAAGTTATTTGGCTCCCTCTTACTTACAAAGCGGCAACGCTGTTGGTTTTGCATTATTTCATGCGTTCTTAGTAAGGTAATATGAAAATAGAGATTTTATACACCCATGATGATCGTATATCTATGTATCTCTGTTCTCAGTCTCGTCACATAGAGTTATAAGAATATATTGTATGGACATACTCAGCTATGTAACATTATAGATAAGCTAACATTAAAGATAAATTGCTTGACGTGCATGGAATAGATGAGAAGGGATTGTTACTATCGGGGACTTCTGGCTTGTAAAAATATTGCATGCATCAAGTTATTTGTTTTGGTGTAAACTGTGATGCTGTCATGTTTTTCTGCCTCCGAACAATCACTACTATATGGTGGTCATTTGAATGATGGCTTGAAAATAGTTTGCTAAACTTTGATCATCAACATTCCAACAGGTATTTTGTTCTTACAGCAAGTGATCTAGAGGAGTGGTACCAGAACCCTGAGTCCTTTCATCATGAGCAGGACATGATTCAGTGGTCTGAGAAATTGAGACCTTGTGCTGAAGCTCTATATATGGTTTTGTTTGAGAACTACAGCCAAGTAAGTAGTAGATAGTCTTAAGCACTTCATCCTGTTCGGAAAAGTCTTCTAAACCTATTAAACCATAAAAGTAGAGATAGGAACTCTTCTAATTGATATAAGTTGATGCTTATTCTTTCTGTCTCCATTATTGTGAACAGCTCCTAGGACCTATTGTTGTGTCCATCCTTCAGGAGGCAATGAATAACTGCCCCCCTTCGGTTACTGAAATCACACCAGCGCTGCTTCTGAAAGATGCAGCATATGCTGCTACTGCATACGTCTACTATGAGCTCTCGAATTATCTTAATTTCAGAGATTGGTATGCTCTTGATCTTCTAATGTCTAGACGTTTTTCATCTCCTTTAAACATGGCTGTGTGATGTGATAAGAGATTTTTATTAATCAAGTAATAACGTTCTTAATGATCGGATAATCTGGCTGCAGGTTTAATGGTGCACTATCCCTTGAGCTGTCAAATGACCATCCAAATAGGCGTATCATCCACCGAAAAGTTGCTATGATATTGGGACACTGGGTTTCAGAGGTAATGTTATTTCAATTCGGCTTTAGTTGAAAAGGCATCTTATCAGTACATGAACGAGGATTAAAGCATAATATGCAAAAAGAACTTATCTTGTCCGAATAAGTTGTGTTAATCAGGAATAATCATCTAAGAGCATAATTTGTTGGAAACTTTGTAACAAGAGGCTACTAGGATTAGTTCTCGGTTGGCCTTTGTTAATAGCTTATTAGCTTTCGTATTAAAAATTTGCTGAGTGATTGTTTGTGGATGATGATAATAACCTTTCAGATTAAAGATGACACAAAAAGAGAAGTGTATTGTTCTTTGATTAAATTGCTGCAAGACAATGACCTCGCTGTCAAGGTAGTCTCATCCTATCTCATTTTTGTTGCGTTTATCTTTCTGTCTTGCATTAAGGTCGGATtttcttcccttttttttttgtattttagctGCCTCTGAGATTGTCTGTTTACTTATGTAGCTGGCAGCTAGTAGGTCATTATGCTTACACGTTGAGGATGCGAATTTTTCGGAGCAAAGTTTCCGTGATCTTCTTCCAATCTGTTGGGAGTCATGTTTCATACTGGTTGAGGAAGTTCAAGAATTCGATTCAAAGGTACATGATGTAGCTGCTTCAAATTCATTATAGCACTCCATTCTTGTCATTCTACTTCCTCCAGTGACGCATACGGATCTCTGTCTGTCCATCTAACGATCCTTTCTTTTTCTCAGGTTCAAGTCCTGAACTTGATTTCTGTTCTTATTGGTCATGTTAGTGAAGTCATTCCGTACGCACAAAAGTTAATCCAATTCTTCCAGAAGGTATAGTGGCATTCTTTTCTGTATGTACTTATTTTTATCTTGGTGCGCAAATAACATCTTATTATCTGTGTGCTTGTCTTAAGAACAGGTGTGGGAGGAATCTTCTGGTGAAAGCCTTCTACAAATTCAGCTTCTTGTTGCACTGCGGAATTTTGTGATTGCGCTTGGTTATCAGTCTCCTATTTGCTATAGCATTCTGCTCCCAATTCTCCAAAAGGGCATTGACATTAACAGCCCTGATGCACTCAACCTTCTGGAAGATAGCATGGCAGTAAGTTTCCACTTGATAAGACGTATACCTTTCTTTTCTGCTGATATAGATGTATTATACAAAAATGACAATGCGCTGCATATGCAGTTATGGGAGACTACACTTTCTTATGCTCCTATGATGGTGCCCCAGCTATTAGCATGCTTTCCCTATATGGTGGAGATCATTGAAAGAAGTTTTGATCACTTACAGGTTAACTTCTTAAGTTTTCAAGGAGTTGATGTTGTGATTCATTAATTACGTAGTGTTGTGTGCTCAGATCTATTGAAACATATTGCCAATCATACCTTAAGACATTCAAATTTACTACCCAAAATTTTTCACTAACATCTTAACCAAATGTAGGTTGCTGTCAGTATCATGGAATCGTACATCATTTTAAATGGAGGGGAATTTcttaatatgcatgcttcaagTGTCGCAAAGATTCTTGATCTTATTGTTGGAAATGTAAATGATAAGGGGTTACTCTCGATTCTTCCGGTGATTGACATCTTAGTTCAGGTACGTATAATTTTTCTCTTTCCAATTTGCGAAACAAATTTTCATGAGAAACGTATTCTTATGTTAAGTTTGCATGTACGCTGCATTTATCTTTTTACTTTCGTATACATATAAATTGACCAGTGATGGAGCTTCTATGGCATCATCACAATGTATATTTTTTGTCATGACTgtgtatatatgtgtatatgtaTGAAAGTTTGGACAAATAGCAACTTTCTGATGTAAACATTTTCTCATGTCTGGAATAGTGTTTTCCCGTGGAAGTGCCCCCTCTCATCAACAGCTGTTTGCAGGTAAACTTCTAGTTTTCTTTTGAATGATGGAAGATTCATATTCTTCCTTGAAACATTTAATGGAGTTGCTTGTTTTTATTTCTCAGAAACTGGTGATTATTTGCTTGAGTGGAGGAGATGACCGAGATCCAGCCAAGACTGCAGTTAAAGCGTCCTCAGCTGCTATTCTGGCACGGATTCTGGTGATGAACACCACATACTTGGCCCAGTTAACATCTGAGCCATCTCTCTCGTTGTTACTCCAACAAGCAGGGGTCACAATCGAAGACAACGTACTCATTTGCCTCACCGACATTTGGCTCGACAAGGTCAGTGGAGCACTTATCTTGAACGATAACTGGTTGTTTAATCAGCTTTCCGGAACTTTAACTGGTTTTACAATGGGCTTGCGGGAACCTTTTGTTAAATGGTCCTCCTTTTTTAATCCCAAACAATAGCTCGTTTCCAAACTGCTCTGCGTGTTGCAAAGCGTGTATTCCGACTAATGTTGTTATTACATCTACTCTTGTGCAGGTGGATCATGCGACTCCCATGCAAAAGAAGACATTTGGATTGGCTCTTTCCATAATACTTACACTTAGAATGCCTCAAGTTCTTGACAAGCTTGATCAAATACTAAGGTACAGGCTTGCACAATCGAATATTAAAAACTTGGTTTATCTATCTACATTACATAACTAATCGTGTTTCTGGAAACAGTACATGCACCAGTGTAATCCTTGGTGGAGATAAAGATCTAACAGAAGAAGAATCAAGGTTATATTTTGTCTTGTAGAAGTATATAGTTTCCAAGCGAAGTTAGCAACACAAAGTATTTCTTATCTGATAAACATACAATTTGTAATTCCAGCGGTGAAATGAGCTCAGGCAGGTCTCAAGGAGAAGAAGCCCCACCTAGCAAAGAGTTGCGGAAAAGTCAGGTAAAGGTTAATCGTTCCTTTGTTGTTGTCTTGAACGAATTAGCTTCCAGAAAACAACTGATTATAACGCAAAATGTCTTTTCCAATCTTAATCAGATCAGAGTTTCAGATCCAGTTTACCAAATATCACTGGAGAACTCAATGCGTGAGAATCTTCAGACATGTTCTACGCTTCATGGAGATGCCTTCAATTCTGCCATAAGTAGGATGCACCCATCAGAGCTTGCACAAGTGAAGCAAGCCTTAAAACTG is drawn from Brassica rapa cultivar Chiifu-401-42 chromosome A05, CAAS_Brap_v3.01, whole genome shotgun sequence and contains these coding sequences:
- the LOC103870574 gene encoding importin-11: MALSASDLPAMYSLLANSMSGDENVRRPAEAALAQSESRPGFCSCLMEVIASKDLVSHVDVRLMASVYFKNSINRYWKSRRNASGISNEEKIHLRQKLLSHLREENYKIAEMLAVLISKIARFDYPKEWPDLFSVLAQQLHSADVLASHRIFMILFRTLKELSTKRLTADQKNFAEISSQLFDFSWHLWQTDVQTILRGFSSMAQSYGSNSAEQHHDELFLTCERWFLCLKIVRQLIISGFQSDAKSIQEIKQVKEVSPVLLNAAQSFLPYYSSFHNRDPKFWEFVKKACVKLMKVLAAIQSRHPYSFGDKCVLPVVVDFCLNKITDPEQASLPFEEFFIQCMVMVKSVLECKEYKPSLTGRVMNENGVTFEERKKNASNTVSGIVSSLLPNERIVLLCNILVRRYFVLTASDLEEWYQNPESFHHEQDMIQWSEKLRPCAEALYMVLFENYSQLLGPIVVSILQEAMNNCPPSVTEITPALLLKDAAYAATAYVYYELSNYLNFRDWFNGALSLELSNDHPNRRIIHRKVAMILGHWVSEIKDDTKREVYCSLIKLLQDNDLAVKLAASRSLCLHVEDANFSEQSFRDLLPICWESCFILVEEVQEFDSKVQVLNLISVLIGHVSEVIPYAQKLIQFFQKVWEESSGESLLQIQLLVALRNFVIALGYQSPICYSILLPILQKGIDINSPDALNLLEDSMALWETTLSYAPMMVPQLLACFPYMVEIIERSFDHLQVAVSIMESYIILNGGEFLNMHASSVAKILDLIVGNVNDKGLLSILPVIDILVQCFPVEVPPLINSCLQKLVIICLSGGDDRDPAKTAVKASSAAILARILVMNTTYLAQLTSEPSLSLLLQQAGVTIEDNVLICLTDIWLDKVDHATPMQKKTFGLALSIILTLRMPQVLDKLDQILSTCTSVILGGDKDLTEEESSGEMSSGRSQGEEAPPSKELRKSQIRVSDPVYQISLENSMRENLQTCSTLHGDAFNSAISRMHPSELAQVKQALKLP